A single region of the Gossypium arboreum isolate Shixiya-1 chromosome 12, ASM2569848v2, whole genome shotgun sequence genome encodes:
- the LOC108477232 gene encoding uncharacterized protein LOC108477232 gives MPPYIPLHITEAVKSVWDRWNIRGAILFSLWLQVLLILVAPLRKSARGKFNIILIWFAYLLADAAANFAVGLISNSQRNQNDKAGHKANQKPEENSDLLAFWAPFLLLHLGGPDTITAFALEDNELWLRHFLGLGFQAGAVIYVFIQSLPNINLWVPTLLMFVAGMIKYGERTCALYKASLDKFRDSMLKDPDAGPNYAKLMEEYDFKKKNKLPTQISSTLEPDKEAKASDIPPKNDRLKDLEVVHYAYKYFKTFKGLVVDLIFSFRERDESRDFFQRREPEDALRVIEAELNFLYGTLYTKVEVLHWKTKKIYVGYILRFLALACVLATLGIFYFKVNKHEFRGVDIGITYTLLLGAIALDVIAIFMLIFSDRSIASIKDPERPPWWAPIYEAFLVLMRPWWKTCTCNRKYKHKPEDKPEHKPEEKPEDKHEHKLLATPLVVRRWSGSISSHNLIRYCLKSNRKSIHEFPSWWQIMFESILRFLKLYECFNICATCICNVIEECLSPIRKGLGKIFWPCFEKIFSFCAKDFMDEMVYVSLEPFSLDLWKFIFEELKTKSEFADTPETAKRISSARGEWALTDACEETQRGKLLRYLIEVPYDESILLWHIATDLCYYPDDEKDRKNTNQQDDGKKNCWNLFHNKNPTGGQHGDVENPTDEKEELTYRQFSKTLSDYMLYLLVFRPTMMSAVAGIGKIRFRDTCAEAERFFKRGDLHPNQDKKACEELLDVRTDVGPQEVKGDRSKSVLFDACMLAKELNKMNNKWKIMSKVWVELVSYAASHCRASTHAADVSQGGELITFFWLLMAHFGLGEQFQINEGHARAKLIVGK, from the coding sequence ATGCCTCCTTACATCCCTCTACACATCACTGAAGCAGTGAAAAGTGTTTGGGACAGATGGAACATCCGAGGGGCCATTTTGTTCAGTCTCTGGTTGCAGGTCCTATTGATTCTGGTGGCTCCACTCAGAAAATCTGCCAGAGGAAAATTCAATATCATCCTCATTTGGTTTGCATATTTGCTGGCTGACGCAGCCGCCAATTTTGCAGTTGGTCTCATCTCCAACAGCCAACGCAATCAAAATGACAAGGCCGGCCACAAGGCCAACCAGAAGCCCGAGGAGAACAGTGATCTGTTAGCATTTTGGGCGCCCTTCCTTCTATTACACCTCGGAGGCCCTGATACCATCACAGCTTTTGCTCTCGAAGATAATGAGCTTTGGCTAAGACACTTTCTGGGCCTTGGCTTTCAAGCAGGGGCTGTTATTTATGTCTTCATCCAGTCACTTCCCAACATAAACCTATGGGTTCCCACATTACTCATGTTTGTGGCTGGTATGATCAAGTACGGCGAGCGGACATGTGCTTTGTATAAGGCGAGCTTGGACAAATTTCGAGATTCCATGCTCAAAGATCCGGATGCTGGGCCCAACTACGCTAAACTTATGGAGGAATATGACTTTAAGAAAAAGAACAAACTCCCAACACAAATCAGTTCGACACTGGAGCCTGATAAAGAAGCCAAGGCTTCTGATATTCCACCTAAGAATGACCGCTTGAAGGACTTGGAGGTGGTGCATTATGCTTATAAATACTTCAAAACATTCAAGGGACTTGTTGTTGATCTCATCTTCAGCTTTCGTGAGCGCGACGAGAGCCGTGATTTCTTCCAAAGGAGGGAACCTGAAGATGCTCTAAGGGTAATTGAAGCTGAACTCAACTTCCTGTATGGAACTCTCTATACCAAGGTGGAAGTTCTACACTGGAAGACGAAGAAGATCTATGTTGGCTATATTTTGCGATTCCTAGCTCTGGCATGTGTTTTGGCTACTCTTGGAATCTTCTATTTCAAAGTAAACAAACATGAATTCCGTGGAGTTGATATTGGAATCACCTACACCTTGCTTCTTGGTGCCATTGCCCTGGATGTAATAGCCATCTTCATGCTCATTTTCTCAGATCGAAGTATTGCTTCTATAAAGGACCCTGAACGTCCACCCTGGTGGGCACCCATCTACGAAGCTTTCCTTGTCCTCATGAGGCCGTGGTGGAAGACTTGTACATGCAACCGTAAGTACAAGCACAAACCCGAGGACAAACCCGAGCACAAACCCGAGGAAAAACCCGAGGACAAACACGAACACAAACTACTTGCCACTCCCCTTGTAGTTCGAAGGTGGTCTGGATCCATCTCATCACACAACTTAATAAGGTACTGCCTGAAAAGCAATAGGAAAAGCATCCATGAATTCCCTAGTTGGTGGCAGATCATGTTTGAAAGCATACTTCGTTTCTTGAAACTCTATGAATGTTTTAATATATGCGCTACCTGCATTTGCAACGTCATTGAAGAATGTTTAAGCCCTATTAGAAAAGGTCTAGGTAAAattttctggccctgtttcgaaAAAATCTTTTCCTTTTGTGCGAAAGATTTTATGGATGAGATGGTGTATGTGTCCCTCGAGCCATTCAGTCTGGACCTATGGAAGTTCATCTTTGAGGAGCTAAAAACAAAATCTGAGTTTGCAGATACTCCAGAAACCGCAAAGAGAATATCCTCAGCCAGAGGTGAATGGGCTTTGACGGATGCTTGTGAAGAAACACAACGTGGCAAGCTACTGAGGTATCTAATTGAGGTTCCGTATGATGAGAGCATTCTCTTGTGGCACATTGCCACAGATCTATGCTACTACCCTGATGATGAGAAGGATCGGAAGAATACAAATCAGCAGGATGATGGCAAGAAGAACTGTTGGAATTTATTTCACAACAAGAATCCGACAGGTGGGCAGCATGGTGACGTGGAGAATCCGACAGATGAGAAGGAGGAATTGACATATCGGCAGTTCAGTAAAACCCTGTCGGATTACATGCTGTATCTTCTAGTATTTCGGCCAACCATGATGTCTGCTGTGGCGGGTATTGGGAAAATAAGATTTCGTGACACATGTGCTGAGGCTGAAAGGTTCTTTAAGAGAGGGGATTTACATCCAAATCAGGACAAGAAAGCTTGCGAAGAATTATTGGATGTGAGGACGGATGTTGGCCCTCAGGAAGTGAAGGGAGACCGAAGTAAATCAGTGTTGTTCGATGCATGTATGCTGGCCAAAGAGCTAAATAAGATGAACAATAAGTGGAAAATAATGAGCAAAGTGTGGGTCGAACTAGTCTCATATGCGGCAAGTCATTGCCGAGCAAGTACACATGCAGCAGATGTAAGCCAAGGTGGAGAGCTTATTACCTTCTTTTGGTTGTTGATGGCTCACTTTGGTCTGGGGGAGCAGTTCCAAATCAACGAAGGACATGCAAGAGCCAAATTAATCGTGGGAAAGTAa
- the LOC108476650 gene encoding LOW QUALITY PROTEIN: protein SENSITIVE TO UV 2 (The sequence of the model RefSeq protein was modified relative to this genomic sequence to represent the inferred CDS: deleted 2 bases in 1 codon), whose translation MKTQKHCHLLSPKQCTEQGTKKEIMSEENLEEWGASFLEELIQFEELALSRSQVNQNNPTSSSSYLPYLPSQPPLSSHPQPIHVTPPPSISYSPPRELSQRPTDLGGASNSSDVIAKCATPTTPARRGGRSSKAKDLEIELLKKELGRVSKQLADLEHECSELKKERNKEDQLKFPNSNNEAKVANANDISVNDREHGIPVAAHHGVVQEFPNRKSFNDQIGQRTVKSSCQASGIQTNFSACLDLSEKLQGIWGLPSEQKFGRNLISKLFAVCSADIDVLFGFIKMSSPSKTMEPPAVNSSDDMSLQTSIHPFLSAEAAKISCFYSALTKTSSGMLQLQDLFESLFDLCTVENVVIVYRSLRILHVLLSHLLTFERKSRGSALYSGKTSWLSIFTLGAALMIYLDMKLEIWYTLEWMGLTLVACTGVTPSEAKYICGKGRWDTSSASLFSHVNWIYLFEFMHLIVMKSSEECVRLEAVSIMNVILMRSDAYTERERFGLSEVFESVSQLLKMEAGLLVQKEAVHSLYLLLNCPKLVVTFCSACTTEASADAANGTENTAATERFTMILEGLADCIACSGNSLQALELRKNAITLLAFVASSGKSGFEILVNNKLSREANFLTLIMQLLASEIDLEASVNAESDETFRARTLLIREVLILLNRLVSNPIHSATVLRLLTNSRDMVSLTVDIANRLSRKEQIQRLSDSITKQMRESEIVDLGRLFKRRVSTYLGE comes from the exons ATGAAAACTCAGAAGCACTGTCATTTGCTCTCACCCAAGCAGTGCACAGAGCAAGGAACGAAAAAGGAAATTATGAGCGAAGAAAATTTGGAAGAATGGGGTGCCAGTTTCTTGGAGGAACTTATCCAATTTGAAGAACTCGCACTTTCTCGTTCTCAGGTTAACCAAAACAATCCTACTTCTTCTTCTTCCTATTTACCGTATCTGCCATCACAACCACCACTATCCTCACATCCTCAACCCATACATGTTACGCCGCCCCCATCCATCAGTTACTCGCCTCCGAGAGAGCTTTCCCAGAGACCCACTGATTTGGGCGGCGCCTCTAATTCGAGTGATGTTATTGCTAAATGCGCCACGCCTACGACTCCAGCGCGGCGCGGTGGCAGATCTTCCAAAGCCAAGGATCTCGAAATCGAGCTCCTAAAG AAGGAGTTGGGACGTGTTTCAAAGCAGCTTGCGGACCTG GAGCATGAGTGTTCGGAACTTAAGAAGGAAAGAAACAAGGAGGATCAGCTTAAATTTCCCAATTCAAACAATGAGGCGAAAGTGGCTAATGCGAATGACATCAGCGTCAATGACAGAGAACATGGAATCCCTGTTGCAGCTCATCATGGGGTTGTACAAGAGTTTCCAAATAGAAAATCGTTTAATGATCAGATTGGCCAACGTACAG TCAAGTCAAGCTGTCAGGCAAGTGGAATTCAGACAAATTTCAGTGCTTGTCTTGATCTTTCTGAGAAGTTGCAGGGCATCTGGGGTTTGCCAAGTGAACAAAAGTTTGGAAGAAATTTGATATCCAAGTTGTTTGCAGTTTGTTCGGCAGATATTGATGTCCTGTTTGGGTTCATTAAAATGAGCTCACCTTCCAAAACAATGGAACCACCGGCGGTTAATAGCTCAGATGATATGTCTCTACAGACCTCCATCCATCCTTTTCTTAGTGCTGAAGCTGCAAAAATATCTTGTTTCTACTCTGCTCTGACAAAG ACCAGTAGTGGAATGTTGCAGCTGCAGGATCTATTTGAATCTTTGTTTGATCTCTGTACTGTTGAAAAT GTGGTTATTGTCTATAGATCACTGCGTATACTACATGTCTTGTTGAGTCATCTTTTAACTTTTGAAAGAAAATCCAGAGGAAG TGCACTCTACTCAGGGAAAACTTCTTGGCTGAGCATCTTCACTCTGGGAGCAGCATTGATGATATATTTGGATATGAAACTCGAGATTTGGTACACATTGGAATGGATGGGACTTACACTAGTTGCATGC ACTGGAGTAACACCTTCTGAAGCAAAATATATCTGCGGGAAAGGACGTTGGGATACTAGCTCTGCATCATTGTTTTCCCATGTAAACTGGATTTATCTCTTTGAATTCATGCATCTAATTGTGATGAAGAGTAGTGAAGAATGTGTAAGATTGGAAGCAGTCTCAATTATGAATGTCATTCTAATGAGAAGTGATGCTTACACAGAGAGAgaaag GTTTGGCCTCAGTGAAGTGTTTGAAAGTGTTTCACAACTACTGAAAATGGAAGCTGGATTGCTTGTACAGAAGGAGGCTGTGCACTCTCTTTACCTGCTTTTAAATT GTCCTAAATTGGTGGTCACATTCTGCTCTGCTTGTACAACGGAGGCTAGTGCTGATGCTGCTAATGGCACAGAAAACACTGCTGCTACTGAAAGATTCACTATGATTCTTGAGGGTTTGGCTGACTGTATAGCTTGCTCTGGGAACAGTTTACAA GCCTTGGAACTACGCAAAAATGCAATCACCTTACTTGCTTTTGTGGCCTCATCTGGAAAATCTGGTTTTGAAATACTAGTGAATAACAAGCTATCTAGAGAAGCAAATTTTCTAACACTAATTATGCAACTATTGGCATCTGAGATAGACTTGGAAGCCTCAGTCAATGCAGAGTCTGATGAAACCTTCAGGGCAAG GACATTATTGATACGGGAAGTGCTGATATTACTCAATAGACTCGTGTCAAACCCGATACACTCTGCCACTGTCTTGCGATTGTTAACCAACAGCAGGGATATGGTCAGTTTAACAGTTGATATTGCAAACAGATTGTCCCGAAAAGAACAGATTCAAAGGCTGTCTGACAGCATAACCAAGCAGATGAGAGAATCTGAAATTGTTGACTTGGGACGACTGTTCAAGAGAAGGGTTTCTACTTATCTTGGAGAGTGA
- the LOC108478654 gene encoding probable disease resistance protein At5g45490 — translation MSQQSSNQNASTDGSSEKKACSSEKKALYDEFRDGFPEDDKGPQRYDVFSMEKCRFFDLSNNPSGSRDYSVADGDGEGVPKEDSDSDSFNLKEEEIPQFLNKIYQPVKLDKVHGFDYDEKTLKMLLLNEKSQQDELKLLGVVGMVGVGKTTLCRLILEEEQVKQSYFPRLLITMSGSMEKVVEKMLGHLGVELDEIKNSIANENKLPGLLYALHLKLEGKKFLIVLDNVKEEDEYYEKSICDVKKEGEYCDKLISCLKSGHGFPKGYGGAVILNGRNEGAIKKIVGERNLHRLQLLSDPKDCWYIYRSLAFGDDDRPDARTDEIPSKPIEELKKKCGGLPLVARIMGELKQRQDKIREKKHAPHQPSNGSGVDPNDSTPQDNTGSKSGTPDQTRSTKEA, via the coding sequence ATGAGTCAGCAGAGTAGTAACCAAAATGCAAGCACCGACGGCTCCAGCGAAAAGAAGGCTTGCTCCAGCGAAAAGAAGGCTTTGTACGACGAGTTTCGGGATGGATTTCCTGAAGATGATAAGGGACCTCAACGATATGATGTATTTTCCATGGAAAAATGTCGGTTCTTTGATCTTTCTAATAATCCATCAGGTTCTAGGGACTATTCTGTTGCAGATGGGGACGGGGAAGGGGTGCCCAAAGAAGATTCGGATTCAGATTCTTTCAACCTCAAAGAAGAAGAAATACCACAATTCTTAAACAAGATTTACCAACCGGTGAAACTGGACAAGGTTCATGGTTTCGATTATGACGAGAAGACATTAAAAATGCTGCTTCTCAATGAAAAGAGCCAACAAGACGAGTTGAAGCTACTGGGGGTTGTTGGGATGGTTGGTGTTGGAAAAACCACACTTTGTCGCTTAATTCTGGAGGAAGAACAAGTGAAGCAGAGCTATTTCCCAAGGCTTCTGATAACCATGTCCGGCTCCATGGAAAAGGTTGTTGAAAAAATGCTGGGACATCTGGGAGTTGAACTCGACGAAATAAAAAACTCCATCGCCAACGAAAACAAACTTCCAGGTTTGCTCTATGCTCTTCACCTAAAATTGGAAGGTAAGAAGTTTCTGATCGTGCTTGATAATGTAAAGGAGGAAGATGAGTACTATGAAAAGTCAATATGTGATGTAAAGAAGGAAGGCGAGTACTGTGATAAGCTAATATCTTGCCTAAAATCCGGCCATGGATTCCCCAAGGGGTATGGGGGAGCAGTCATTCTGAATGGTAGAAATGAGGGAGCAATAAAGAAGATAGTTGGAGAACGAAACTTGCACCGACTCCAGCTCCTTTCCGACCCCAAAGACTGCTGGTATATATACAGGTCCTTAGCTTTTGGTGACGATGACCGACCAGATGCTCGAACAGATGAAATTCCAAGCAAACCAATCGAGGAACTGAAGAAGAAATGTGGAGGTCTTCCTTTAGTAGCCCGAATTATGGGTGAATTGAAGCAACGGCAAGACAAGATCCGAGAAAAAAAACATGCCCCACATCAACCATCCAATGGTTCAGGGGTTGATCCAAATGACTCGACTCCGCAGGACAATACGGGATCAAAATCGGGAACACCTGATCAAACTAGAAGCACCAAGGAGGCGTAA